A region from the Oculatellaceae cyanobacterium genome encodes:
- a CDS encoding MFS transporter — MKFFGKQQQLSWLPQFNTQVWILILGRLLSQIGSGFTLFYAPIFFVNQVGLSATQVGFALGSASISGLIGRILSGAMSDSRVWGRKRTLLLSAAISAIASLVLAQTSNFSTLVVGNLLMGFGIGLYWPATEAVVADLTENQNRKEAYAFTRLGDNIGLGLGIIIGGVLIGTTGAYRALFVIDAISFMAFFGVIYAAIAETYKPKKGNKQPLHNWKIALSDRILLVYVLVNVIFTSYMAQMESTIPLYFSNFVPLEASGKGFSPIIISAIFALHLILAIGIQIPIVRFLKHRSHTQSLSFSAILWAIGFCLIWVTGVAGSLQLIWAILGMSVFAIATAAYNPSASALVADIAPESLRGIYLSINSLCWAAGYAVGPPLGGWALDQQPFVVHSFWLCLAASVAIVIVILQYLDRMFHLCREKC, encoded by the coding sequence ATGAAATTTTTCGGCAAACAGCAGCAGTTGTCTTGGCTACCTCAATTCAATACTCAGGTTTGGATTTTAATCTTGGGTCGTTTACTATCCCAAATTGGTAGCGGCTTTACGTTATTTTATGCACCGATATTTTTTGTCAATCAAGTAGGTTTATCAGCAACCCAAGTAGGATTTGCTTTAGGCAGTGCGTCAATTTCTGGATTAATTGGTCGCATTCTGAGTGGTGCAATGTCAGATTCTAGGGTTTGGGGTCGCAAGCGTACATTGTTGCTTTCAGCAGCTATATCTGCGATCGCTTCCCTAGTATTGGCTCAAACTAGCAATTTTTCTACCTTAGTAGTAGGTAATTTGCTGATGGGCTTTGGCATAGGTTTATACTGGCCTGCAACAGAAGCAGTAGTAGCTGACCTCACCGAAAATCAAAATCGCAAAGAAGCTTATGCTTTCACTAGGTTGGGAGATAACATCGGTCTAGGATTAGGGATTATTATAGGAGGCGTTTTAATTGGCACAACAGGCGCTTATCGGGCGCTATTTGTAATTGATGCTATTTCGTTTATGGCGTTTTTTGGGGTGATATATGCCGCGATCGCAGAAACCTATAAACCTAAAAAAGGTAACAAACAACCTCTACATAATTGGAAAATAGCATTAAGCGATCGCATTTTATTAGTTTACGTTTTAGTCAACGTCATCTTTACAAGCTACATGGCTCAGATGGAAAGCACTATCCCTCTATACTTCAGTAATTTTGTACCTTTAGAAGCATCAGGGAAAGGTTTTTCACCAATAATAATTAGTGCAATTTTTGCACTGCATCTGATTTTAGCAATTGGAATACAAATTCCGATTGTCCGGTTTCTCAAGCACCGTAGCCATACTCAATCTTTGAGTTTTTCAGCAATACTTTGGGCAATAGGATTTTGTTTAATTTGGGTTACAGGTGTTGCTGGTAGCCTACAACTAATTTGGGCAATCTTGGGTATGAGTGTATTTGCGATCGCCACCGCAGCTTACAATCCATCGGCTTCTGCCTTGGTTGCCGATATCGCACCAGAATCACTGCGTGGTATTTACCTATCAATCAACTCCTTATGCTGGGCAGCCGGATACGCTGTTGGCCCTCCTTTGGGCGGTTGGGCTTTAGATCAGCAACCCTTCGTAGTGCATAGTTTCTGGCTATGTTTAGCTGCCAGCGTAGCCATAGTCATAGTGATATTACAATACCTTGATCGGATGTTCCACCTTTGCCGTGAAAAGTGTTAG
- a CDS encoding sucrose-phosphate phosphatase, giving the protein MRLLSAAMTSFLLVTDIDNTLVGDDAALKELNTLLEQHRQEHGTKIVYATGRSPALYQEISVEKQLLQPDALIASVGTEVYFQNSDIPDKQWNEKISQGWDRELVVSTSAHFADLIPQADTEQRPFKVSYHLTEPAAVEVLPRLELLLKERDLNVKTIYSAGYDLDIVPRNADKGMAVQFVRQVWNIDATRTVVCGDSGNDIALFSVGEERGVIVGNAKSELRLWYEINPAEYRYLAKAACAGGILEGLYYFGFIHN; this is encoded by the coding sequence TTGAGGTTACTTTCGGCTGCTATGACATCCTTCTTGCTTGTAACAGACATAGACAACACTTTAGTCGGTGATGACGCTGCCCTGAAAGAACTGAATACCCTGCTAGAACAGCATCGCCAAGAACACGGCACAAAAATTGTTTATGCTACGGGTCGTTCTCCAGCACTTTATCAAGAAATTAGTGTTGAAAAGCAACTACTACAACCAGATGCCCTAATTGCCTCAGTAGGAACAGAAGTTTATTTTCAAAATAGTGATATTCCCGACAAACAATGGAATGAAAAAATTTCTCAAGGATGGGATCGTGAGTTAGTTGTTTCTACTAGCGCCCATTTTGCTGACCTTATTCCCCAAGCAGATACAGAGCAACGTCCTTTTAAAGTTAGCTATCATCTCACAGAACCAGCAGCAGTGGAAGTCTTGCCTCGGCTAGAATTGCTCCTAAAAGAACGTGATTTAAACGTTAAAACGATCTACAGTGCAGGCTACGATCTTGATATTGTGCCACGCAACGCAGATAAAGGCATGGCTGTACAATTTGTGCGGCAAGTTTGGAATATTGATGCCACACGCACTGTTGTTTGTGGTGACTCTGGAAATGATATCGCGTTATTTAGTGTAGGAGAAGAACGGGGAGTTATTGTGGGTAATGCGAAATCTGAACTCCGTCTGTGGTATGAGATTAATCCGGCTGAGTATCGCTATCTCGCTAAAGCTGCTTGTGCAGGTGGGATATTAGAAGGGTTATATTACTTTGGCTTTATCCACAATTAA
- the ruvA gene encoding Holliday junction branch migration protein RuvA, giving the protein MISYLKGTVASTHKRSSSRVILILEVNQIGYELQVPPHLTQQLPETGEVQVFTHQIIREEQILLYGFASAAERDLFRQLVTVSGIGAQMAIALLDTLGLPELIQAIVTGNIRALVKTPGVGNKTAERIALELKTKLKEWRNLSGIGTTKASAVPAPAILEDVEMTLLALGYTNEEVAQALQAVSEDNLIAKSNNAEDWIRSAITWLSD; this is encoded by the coding sequence TTGATCAGCTATCTTAAAGGCACAGTAGCTAGTACCCATAAGCGGAGTAGCAGTCGCGTTATTCTAATTTTGGAAGTTAACCAAATAGGGTATGAATTGCAAGTTCCGCCACATCTTACCCAGCAGTTACCAGAAACAGGTGAAGTTCAAGTTTTTACCCATCAGATAATTCGAGAAGAGCAGATATTATTGTATGGGTTTGCTTCTGCTGCGGAGAGAGATTTATTTCGTCAGCTAGTAACCGTTAGTGGTATTGGCGCACAAATGGCGATCGCACTTTTAGATACACTCGGATTACCTGAGTTAATTCAAGCAATTGTCACTGGTAATATTCGCGCCTTAGTTAAAACTCCAGGTGTCGGTAATAAAACAGCCGAACGTATTGCTTTGGAACTAAAAACTAAATTGAAAGAATGGCGAAACTTATCTGGAATAGGCACAACTAAAGCTTCGGCTGTACCTGCACCCGCAATCTTAGAAGATGTAGAAATGACTCTCCTCGCTTTGGGATATACCAACGAAGAAGTTGCCCAAGCACTACAAGCCGTTAGCGAAGATAATCTAATTGCCAAAAGTAATAATGCTGAAGATTGGATTAGAAGTGCAATTACTTGGCTGAGTGATTAA
- a CDS encoding HAMP domain-containing protein produces MDKKTMSQPVEFEDVSAITLDGVVNSSQDTSDHHQDTIDNSNPVENTKLADADLVNNFDSFDGLDSIPEVEQQSSALTYAALTSEINNPFSLEQNAAISQIQPSTEVKPESHKSSLNQKVWITASGVGIVSSLVVAVSSSLIISTTAGKIQADVRPYLFKASSIIGLVAGIAGFGTAFCLGQINNKQIKRVSEDLQTQFHAVSQGNLAAQATVYSEDEFGKLATEFNQMARAIESQVNQSRQITPTQDEFLQCRISLLIEDFVKATSGDLTVQSEVTPDIAGALAGDFNILVNHLRSVVQNARQAASEVNEKVIPSENFVQTLSADTLQQARKLKISLNSLQAIALLVRQIFQNSTQAEKETRQIAEIVSTALAEAEQIRLGLLTDIDVSQQVEYVKVALEKIMQLSNSILALVSSIPPETKELITNSRQIAKVIQSEQLKAKNTSQESQQIAKQLSSLIGISQELLVSLERFQIEATVTQIDENAI; encoded by the coding sequence ATGGATAAAAAAACTATGTCACAACCAGTAGAGTTTGAGGATGTTTCAGCAATCACTTTAGACGGTGTTGTCAACTCATCCCAAGATACTTCTGACCATCATCAAGATACTATTGACAATAGTAACCCAGTAGAAAACACAAAACTGGCTGACGCAGATTTAGTGAATAATTTTGATAGTTTTGACGGATTAGATAGTATTCCAGAAGTTGAACAACAGTCATCTGCTTTAACTTATGCGGCACTAACATCGGAAATAAATAATCCATTTTCTTTAGAGCAAAATGCAGCAATTTCTCAAATACAACCTAGCACTGAAGTTAAACCTGAATCTCACAAGTCCTCACTAAATCAAAAAGTTTGGATTACGGCAAGTGGAGTTGGTATTGTCTCCTCATTAGTAGTAGCAGTATCATCTTCTTTAATCATTTCTACAACCGCAGGAAAAATTCAAGCAGATGTACGCCCCTATCTGTTTAAAGCTAGTTCTATTATTGGTTTGGTAGCAGGGATAGCTGGTTTTGGGACAGCTTTTTGTTTAGGACAAATAAATAATAAGCAGATTAAGCGAGTTAGCGAAGATTTACAAACTCAGTTTCATGCTGTATCGCAAGGTAATTTAGCTGCCCAAGCAACAGTTTATTCAGAAGATGAATTCGGCAAGCTAGCAACTGAGTTTAACCAGATGGCGCGTGCCATTGAAAGTCAAGTTAATCAATCGCGACAAATTACGCCAACTCAAGATGAATTCCTGCAATGCAGAATCTCATTATTAATAGAAGATTTTGTTAAAGCGACTTCTGGTGATTTGACAGTACAATCTGAGGTTACGCCTGATATTGCTGGTGCGCTTGCAGGTGACTTCAACATTTTAGTTAACCATTTGCGATCAGTTGTGCAAAATGCTAGGCAAGCAGCATCCGAAGTTAATGAAAAGGTGATACCTTCGGAAAACTTTGTTCAAACTTTATCGGCTGATACACTTCAACAAGCACGAAAATTAAAGATTAGTCTCAATTCCCTACAGGCAATAGCTTTATTAGTTCGTCAAATATTTCAAAATTCTACGCAAGCAGAAAAAGAAACCAGGCAAATAGCAGAGATAGTTTCAACAGCACTTGCGGAAGCTGAACAAATTAGATTAGGGTTACTAACAGATATAGATGTCTCACAACAAGTTGAATATGTCAAGGTAGCCCTGGAAAAGATTATGCAGCTATCTAATAGCATCTTAGCTTTAGTTAGTTCTATACCTCCTGAAACTAAAGAATTAATCACCAACTCACGCCAAATAGCTAAAGTTATTCAATCAGAGCAATTAAAGGCAAAAAATACTTCTCAGGAATCGCAACAAATCGCTAAACAGCTATCTAGCCTTATAGGTATTTCTCAAGAACTTCTTGTTTCCCTTGAACGCTTTCAAATTGAGGCTACTGTTACTCAAATAGATGAAAACGCAATTTAA
- the gcvP gene encoding aminomethyl-transferring glycine dehydrogenase yields MSESSNYEQNTIELSGSDLNAVQKVTTGTAKTAVSSSNGLQPNGAKITSQTKQSRLELSWLAHGDNFVQRHIGPDADEVQQMLDVLGCSTLESLIEKTIPSAIRINQPLNLGESRSESELLGELKDIASKNQLFRSFIGMGYYNCITPAVIGRNILENPAWYTQYTPYQPEIAQGRLEALLNFQTMVMDLTGLEIANASLLDEGTAAAEAMTMSYGIKEKSKVKTFWVSQDCHPQTIDVIKTRAIPLGIEVIVGNHQTFNFEQKVFGVLLQYPASDGAIYDYEDFINRAHAADALVTVAADLLSLALLKPPGEFGADIAVGNTQRFGVPLGYGGPHAAYFATKEAYKRQLPGRLVGVSKDVHGQTALRLALQTREQHIRRDKATSNICTAQVLLAVIASMYAVYHGSKGLKQIAERIHKLTVVLATGLQRLGYEIQSELFFDTLRVKVAGTEDILERAIARRINLRQIDKDTLGISLDETTSKQDLIDLFEVFAGDSTVPFTIEELASVNFPLLNPPQAGIVRTSSYLTHPVFNQYHSETELLRYMYRLQSKDLSLTTAMIPLGSCTMKLNATSEMIPITWAEFAQIHPFVPLAQTQGYQILFQQLEQWLAEITGFAGISLQPNAGSQGEYAGLLVIRQYHQQRGETHRNICLIPQSAHGTNPASAVMAGMKVVAVACDEQGNIDVADLKAKAEKHKDDLAALMVTYPSTHGVFEESILEICEVVHQYGGQVYMDGANMNAQVGLCRPADFGADVCHLNLHKTFCIPHGGGGPGMGPIGVKSHLVPFLPNHPVVPVGGEEGIGAIASAPWSSASILPISWMYIALMGSAGLTKATEVAILNANYIAKRLEAHYPVLYQGKNGLVAHECILDLRQFKKTAEIEVDDIAKRLIDYGFHPPTVSWPVPGTIMVEPTESESKQELDRFCDAMIAIREEIAEIESGKVERKNNVLKNAPHTPADLTASEWNRPYSREQAVYPVNGVREHKFWPAVGRIDQAYGDRNLVCSCLPMDAYSA; encoded by the coding sequence ATGTCAGAGTCTTCAAACTACGAGCAAAATACAATTGAATTGAGCGGTTCTGACTTGAATGCCGTTCAAAAAGTGACAACAGGAACTGCAAAAACGGCTGTCAGCAGTTCTAATGGCTTACAGCCTAATGGTGCAAAAATAACTTCACAAACAAAACAGTCGCGTTTGGAACTAAGTTGGCTGGCGCATGGGGATAATTTTGTCCAACGGCATATTGGCCCAGATGCAGACGAAGTTCAGCAGATGTTGGATGTGTTGGGTTGTTCCACCCTTGAATCTTTGATTGAAAAAACAATTCCCTCAGCTATCCGAATTAACCAACCGTTGAATTTGGGGGAAAGCCGCAGTGAGTCTGAGTTACTTGGGGAGTTGAAGGATATAGCATCCAAAAATCAACTCTTTCGCTCATTCATCGGTATGGGTTATTACAACTGCATCACACCTGCTGTGATTGGGCGTAATATTCTGGAGAACCCAGCTTGGTACACTCAATACACTCCTTATCAACCAGAAATTGCTCAAGGGCGTTTGGAAGCATTGCTTAACTTCCAAACAATGGTAATGGATCTCACAGGTTTGGAAATTGCCAACGCTTCTTTACTTGATGAAGGAACGGCTGCTGCTGAAGCTATGACGATGAGTTATGGCATTAAGGAAAAAAGTAAGGTAAAAACGTTTTGGGTGTCCCAAGATTGCCACCCACAAACCATAGATGTGATCAAAACCCGTGCCATACCTTTAGGAATAGAAGTAATTGTAGGTAATCATCAAACTTTTAATTTTGAGCAAAAAGTATTTGGTGTATTGCTGCAATATCCTGCTAGTGATGGCGCTATTTATGATTACGAAGATTTTATTAATCGCGCTCATGCAGCAGATGCTTTAGTAACGGTAGCAGCAGATTTATTAAGTTTAGCTTTGCTAAAACCACCTGGAGAATTTGGCGCGGATATTGCTGTGGGAAATACTCAGCGATTTGGTGTACCTCTAGGTTACGGAGGCCCTCACGCGGCTTACTTTGCGACGAAGGAAGCTTATAAAAGACAACTTCCAGGGCGACTGGTGGGCGTATCTAAAGATGTTCATGGACAAACCGCGCTGCGTTTAGCATTGCAAACACGGGAACAGCACATCCGCCGAGATAAAGCTACAAGTAATATTTGTACGGCTCAAGTTTTACTAGCTGTAATTGCTAGTATGTATGCGGTTTATCATGGTTCAAAAGGACTCAAGCAGATTGCTGAACGCATCCACAAATTAACTGTTGTATTAGCAACAGGGTTGCAGCGTTTGGGTTATGAAATTCAATCGGAATTATTTTTCGATACTTTGCGGGTAAAGGTAGCAGGTACGGAAGATATTTTAGAACGTGCGATCGCACGCCGTATCAACCTCCGCCAAATAGATAAAGATACGCTGGGCATATCTTTAGATGAAACCACCTCAAAACAAGATTTAATTGATTTATTTGAGGTATTCGCAGGCGATAGCACTGTTCCCTTCACAATTGAAGAATTAGCATCAGTTAATTTTCCTCTACTTAACCCACCCCAAGCAGGTATTGTTCGTACCAGCAGCTATTTAACTCACCCCGTCTTTAACCAGTACCACTCAGAAACCGAGTTACTGCGTTATATGTATCGCTTGCAGTCTAAAGATTTATCTTTGACAACTGCAATGATTCCACTAGGTTCATGCACGATGAAGCTCAATGCAACATCAGAAATGATCCCGATAACTTGGGCTGAATTTGCCCAAATTCACCCATTTGTACCTTTAGCACAAACTCAAGGCTATCAAATCCTCTTCCAGCAGTTAGAACAATGGTTGGCAGAAATTACAGGTTTTGCAGGTATTTCCTTACAACCGAATGCAGGTTCTCAGGGGGAATATGCAGGACTTTTAGTAATTCGTCAGTACCATCAACAACGGGGTGAAACTCATCGTAATATCTGCTTAATTCCTCAATCTGCACACGGAACAAACCCTGCAAGTGCAGTGATGGCGGGGATGAAAGTAGTAGCTGTTGCTTGCGATGAACAAGGCAATATTGATGTAGCAGACTTAAAAGCTAAAGCTGAGAAACACAAAGATGATTTAGCCGCCTTAATGGTGACATATCCCTCTACACACGGCGTATTTGAGGAATCTATTCTAGAAATTTGTGAAGTTGTACATCAGTACGGCGGACAAGTTTATATGGATGGGGCGAATATGAATGCCCAAGTCGGGTTATGTCGCCCTGCTGATTTTGGCGCGGATGTTTGTCATTTGAACTTGCACAAAACATTCTGTATTCCTCATGGTGGCGGTGGCCCTGGAATGGGGCCAATTGGCGTAAAATCGCATTTAGTGCCGTTTTTACCCAATCATCCAGTTGTTCCGGTGGGAGGAGAAGAGGGAATTGGTGCGATCGCCTCTGCGCCTTGGAGTAGTGCTAGTATTCTCCCTATATCTTGGATGTACATTGCTTTAATGGGTAGTGCTGGACTAACCAAAGCTACCGAAGTAGCAATTCTCAACGCTAATTACATCGCCAAACGACTAGAAGCTCACTATCCTGTTTTATATCAAGGTAAAAACGGTTTAGTTGCTCACGAATGTATCTTAGATTTACGGCAATTTAAGAAAACTGCGGAAATCGAAGTTGACGATATTGCCAAACGTTTAATAGATTACGGTTTCCATCCTCCAACTGTATCTTGGCCTGTTCCTGGCACAATTATGGTAGAACCGACAGAAAGTGAATCTAAGCAAGAATTAGACCGCTTTTGTGATGCCATGATTGCTATTCGTGAGGAAATAGCAGAAATTGAGTCAGGGAAAGTAGAGCGAAAAAACAACGTTCTCAAGAATGCACCACATACACCCGCAGATTTAACCGCGAGTGAATGGAATCGTCCTTACTCACGCGAGCAAGCAGTGTATCCTGTTAATGGGGTGCGAGAACACAAATTTTGGCCAGCCGTCGGTAGGATTGATCAAGCGTATGGCGATCGCAATTTAGTTTGCTCTTGTCTACCAATGGACGCTTATAGCGCTTAA
- the gcvH gene encoding glycine cleavage system protein GcvH, with translation MALEYPEDLKYLDSHEYVRLEGEIATIGISSFAVDQLGDIVFLELPDVGDAVEKGETFGNVESVKAVEDLKSPVNGTVVERNEVMVETPEQLTEDPYGEGWLLKVRVNDSEQLEDVMSASEYRAQVEGD, from the coding sequence ATGGCACTGGAATATCCTGAAGACTTAAAATACCTTGATAGCCACGAATATGTGCGTTTAGAAGGAGAAATCGCCACGATCGGCATTAGTTCTTTTGCCGTAGATCAGCTAGGTGATATTGTGTTTCTAGAACTGCCTGATGTGGGTGATGCGGTAGAAAAGGGCGAGACATTTGGTAATGTTGAATCTGTTAAAGCTGTTGAAGACCTGAAATCTCCTGTCAATGGTACAGTTGTAGAGCGCAATGAAGTAATGGTAGAAACTCCAGAACAGCTTACAGAAGATCCTTACGGCGAAGGTTGGTTACTCAAGGTGCGTGTTAATGACTCTGAGCAACTTGAAGATGTGATGTCGGCGAGTGAATACCGCGCACAGGTAGAAGGAGATTAA
- a CDS encoding PAS domain-containing sensor histidine kinase produces MILTNQNQFFGMISRSCFLEHIFSHDGIESFYKRPVKSLYLAKRQTILVLPKNILIDTAAQACLERDFELINEPMLVEIEPSVYKILDAHQLLLAHSYLYQLTQQDLHLYETKKIPLNPNNHLREVINYQQPKKEVVENSQITKLNEKYYQNLIEATSDWIWEINENTVYTYTYISPTVEKFLGYEAIEIVGKTPFDLMQATDAKNLAQIVSGNVDTHHPFTCIETAVIHKDGNLVIIESSGVPYFDARGIFRGYRGMSRNITERKLAEIELRKSLNKEKELNEIRSRFISMASHDLRTPLATILFSTELLLFFGKQFSHAKKEQYLNRIHSQVKNMTQLLDDVLLIGKAEAGKMEFKPVTLNVEQFCREILEEIELITGNKHSFIFKYQRECSNGECSIFQIDPKLLRQILTNLLSNAVKYSPEFGTIQLKLICYNEQTIFQIKDEGIGIPVEDQERLFEVFHRASNVGNISGTGLGMAIIKQAVELHGGSIAFESEVNRGTTFTICIPTSQA; encoded by the coding sequence GTGATATTAACAAATCAAAATCAGTTCTTTGGAATGATTTCTAGAAGTTGTTTTTTAGAGCACATATTTAGCCATGATGGAATTGAATCTTTTTATAAAAGACCAGTTAAATCTTTATACTTAGCAAAACGCCAAACAATTTTAGTTTTACCTAAAAATATCTTAATTGATACAGCCGCTCAAGCCTGTTTAGAACGTGATTTTGAACTAATAAATGAGCCAATGTTAGTTGAAATAGAGCCAAGTGTCTACAAAATATTGGATGCACATCAATTACTATTAGCTCATTCTTATCTGTATCAATTGACTCAACAAGATTTACACTTATACGAAACAAAAAAAATTCCCCTCAATCCCAACAACCATTTACGAGAGGTTATAAATTATCAGCAGCCAAAAAAAGAAGTTGTAGAAAACTCGCAAATAACAAAACTCAATGAAAAATACTACCAAAACTTAATTGAAGCTACCAGTGATTGGATTTGGGAAATCAACGAAAATACTGTTTATACTTACACTTACATTAGTCCAACTGTTGAAAAGTTTTTAGGTTATGAAGCCATAGAAATAGTAGGTAAAACGCCATTTGATTTGATGCAAGCAACAGATGCAAAGAATCTTGCTCAAATAGTTAGTGGTAATGTAGATACGCATCATCCTTTTACCTGTATTGAAACTGCCGTTATTCATAAAGACGGTAATTTAGTAATTATTGAAAGTAGCGGAGTTCCATACTTTGATGCACGTGGAATATTCCGAGGTTATCGCGGGATGAGTCGCAATATTACTGAGCGCAAACTTGCAGAAATTGAACTGCGTAAATCGCTCAATAAAGAAAAAGAACTTAATGAAATAAGAAGTCGCTTTATTTCAATGGCATCTCATGATTTACGCACTCCGCTAGCTACAATTCTATTTTCTACTGAGTTACTGCTCTTTTTTGGAAAGCAATTCAGCCATGCAAAAAAAGAGCAGTATTTAAATAGAATTCACTCACAAGTTAAAAATATGACTCAGCTATTAGATGATGTCTTATTAATTGGTAAGGCGGAAGCAGGCAAAATGGAATTTAAACCTGTAACGCTTAATGTTGAACAGTTTTGTCGAGAAATTTTAGAAGAAATTGAACTAATAACAGGCAATAAGCACAGCTTTATTTTTAAATATCAGCGCGAATGTTCTAATGGAGAATGTTCAATATTTCAAATAGATCCGAAATTATTACGACAAATTTTAACTAATTTACTTTCTAATGCTGTTAAATATTCTCCTGAATTCGGTACTATTCAACTAAAACTCATTTGTTACAATGAGCAAACAATATTTCAAATAAAAGACGAAGGAATTGGAATTCCAGTTGAAGATCAGGAACGGCTGTTTGAAGTCTTCCACCGAGCTAGTAATGTTGGTAATATTTCTGGGACAGGGCTGGGGATGGCAATTATTAAACAAGCCGTAGAATTACATGGAGGAAGTATAGCTTTTGAGAGCGAAGTAAATAGAGGAACTACTTTTACTATTTGCATTCCGACAAGTCAAGCTTGA
- the gcvT gene encoding glycine cleavage system aminomethyltransferase GcvT — protein sequence MKPETADSLARTPLYELALEQKARLTAFSGWEMPVQYIGITQEHTAVRTAAGMFDISHMGKFVLKGKQLIEKLQVLVPSDLGRLKPGQAQYSVLLTPQAGIIDDIIFYYQGEDGGEQKGVLIVNAGTKDKDKAWLLTHLKSSEVNFEDISSEKVLMAVQGSQALNYLQPFVKEDLSTLNAFAHQEANVFGKTSFIARTGYTGEDGFEVMVDPSVGVELWRSLLAAGVIPCGLGARDTLRLEAAMALYGQDIDETTTPLEAGLGWLVHLDSKGDFIGRAVLEQQKAAGVERRLVGLEMQGRYIARHGYPVLAAGETVGVVTSGTLSPTLGRAIALAYVPTPLSKIGQQLEVEIRGKAYPATVVKKPFYRSQSRIAIK from the coding sequence ATGAAACCCGAAACCGCTGACTCACTTGCCCGTACTCCTCTATACGAACTTGCGTTAGAGCAAAAAGCACGGCTGACTGCTTTTTCAGGTTGGGAAATGCCTGTTCAATATATAGGTATCACTCAAGAACATACGGCTGTGCGGACTGCGGCGGGAATGTTTGATATTTCCCACATGGGTAAATTTGTTCTTAAAGGCAAACAGTTAATTGAAAAGTTACAAGTTTTAGTACCTTCAGATCTGGGCCGTTTAAAACCAGGGCAAGCACAATACAGCGTTTTATTAACTCCTCAAGCTGGCATTATTGATGACATCATTTTCTACTACCAGGGTGAAGATGGTGGTGAGCAAAAAGGAGTGTTGATTGTCAATGCTGGAACCAAGGATAAGGATAAAGCTTGGTTGTTGACACATCTAAAATCATCTGAGGTGAATTTTGAAGATATATCTTCAGAAAAAGTTTTGATGGCGGTGCAAGGTTCGCAAGCATTAAATTATTTGCAGCCTTTTGTTAAGGAAGATTTGTCAACCCTGAATGCTTTTGCTCATCAAGAGGCAAATGTATTCGGCAAAACATCTTTTATTGCTAGGACTGGTTACACTGGCGAGGATGGGTTTGAGGTGATGGTAGATCCATCTGTGGGTGTAGAATTATGGCGAAGTCTTTTAGCTGCCGGAGTGATTCCTTGTGGTTTGGGTGCTAGAGATACGCTGCGGCTAGAAGCTGCAATGGCGCTTTACGGACAAGATATTGACGAAACAACTACTCCCTTAGAAGCTGGGCTAGGTTGGTTGGTTCACTTGGATAGTAAAGGTGATTTTATTGGACGCGCTGTGCTTGAACAGCAGAAAGCCGCAGGTGTAGAAAGACGCTTAGTAGGTTTGGAAATGCAAGGGCGTTACATTGCGCGTCATGGCTACCCAGTGTTAGCGGCGGGGGAAACAGTGGGAGTTGTTACTAGCGGGACACTTTCACCAACTTTAGGGCGTGCGATCGCACTAGCTTATGTTCCCACACCACTATCTAAAATTGGTCAGCAATTAGAAGTAGAAATTCGTGGAAAAGCTTACCCAGCTACTGTAGTAAAAAAACCTTTTTATCGTTCCCAGAGTCGAATAGCTATTAAATAA
- a CDS encoding 6-carboxytetrahydropterin synthase, producing the protein MPRWKLVTEFTFDSAHYIKDYDGPCGRMHGHTYKVKVEATSGQLHSSQYVPHKVMVADFRTLRWAKQDATKGGLDHCVLNDVLPEGYETTAEMIAKYIYDETKKRVPEGVQLKVAVSETPNSWVEYEDE; encoded by the coding sequence ATGCCTCGTTGGAAATTGGTTACAGAATTTACTTTCGATAGCGCCCACTATATTAAAGACTATGATGGCCCTTGTGGTCGAATGCACGGACACACCTATAAAGTAAAAGTAGAGGCGACTTCTGGGCAGTTGCACTCATCACAATATGTTCCTCATAAAGTGATGGTAGCCGATTTTAGGACGTTGCGCTGGGCAAAGCAAGATGCCACCAAGGGAGGATTAGACCACTGCGTTTTAAACGATGTGCTGCCAGAGGGTTATGAAACAACCGCAGAGATGATTGCTAAGTATATTTACGATGAAACAAAGAAGCGAGTGCCGGAAGGGGTGCAGTTGAAAGTAGCAGTATCTGAAACGCCTAATAGTTGGGTAGAGTATGAGGATGAGTAA